In Suricata suricatta isolate VVHF042 chromosome X, meerkat_22Aug2017_6uvM2_HiC, whole genome shotgun sequence, the DNA window CTCCTCCTCCCTTCGCCCCCGTCAACCCTGCCAGCTTTTCAAACTGCTGGAATCTTTCTGCAGTCATGGCTTTTAAgtgagagacttttttttttttattgctttgggCATGTTCCTTCTTCTAGCCAGTGCTCAGAATTTTAACTATCTAACTATTcaatttctctctgtgtcttcacgtgGGAGAGAAACTGGATTTCTGTTCCACACAGTTTGGCAAAGGCTAGAAGGTACATCTGCACGTCCGCAGCAAGGTCTGGGATGGTGCTTTTTCAATCAGAAGGGAGTCATTTTCCCCCCTCTTGAAGGAGAGGGCCTCCAAATATCTGATGGAAGGGAGGAGTTGGTTTTCTTAACAACAATCCTAGCAGGCTTACAGTTCATTCctgaatgtgttttttatttttaaaagaactaccCTCCTTTCCCAAAACatgcatttttagaaaaagggaaattagaaaaatagttaaaagaacaaaggataatttttaaacaaatgactCTACCACAATTTCTATTATTAGAAAATCAAGCCTCAGTGGGAGAGTATCTTCAAATCAGAACACCAAGCCAAACAGTTTTTCTATTAGCACATCACATGAGGTATCATTCCTAATATCTTCTAGTCAAGCACAGAAATCTATTTTATACTGGAAAGGTGAGGCAGCGTAGACATCCTTTCTCTGTACACCAACCCCCTGCCCCCTCATGTGCctagtagagagagagagagagagcatttccAGTTCATTATTAGAAAGTTCCTTTTCTAGTTTGACTCATTACTGAGAATTTCTATCTGTTTTCCAAGACGTATGAGGTTCCCCAATGCAGTCACTCCAGGAAACCTAACCTGGTAACGTGGGTCACACTTTCATTTCTAAGGAGCGTAACATACAATGCTAGCTGGTGCTAGGGGTAGTTGATGGCAAGAAGTATCATTATGGGTTCTCAAGACAAGCAAAATTTGAGTCTGGGTTCACAGTCACTGCTTTAACTAGGATCCCATCTCTGTATTGGGGGCAATACTGGAACCTGACAAATGGGCAGTAGCTCTGTGATATCAATGACAATTTGCTATGCAAACTTTGGGGGCGATCCAAATGAAAAAGTGTGTACTTGGGTTCTGAGAAGCTACCCTTACTCAGCCTGCTCCCCCAAGTTCACCTCTCTCCACTCTCCCAGATAGCACATACCTTATGGGCCACTCCAGTTCTAAACTGTGATAAACTGATAGAGGATGTTCACAGGCGTAACATACTCCCATGGGCGATCTCGGGGACTACACAGTTCTTGGCACACCAGCTCTTCATGGGGCTTTCTTCTCCAAACTGTCATTGAAACATACTGAAATGCAAGCAACCAAGAATGACGCTGTTATTACAAAGGATAACCTTGAACCCCTTCTGACTCAAAACTAACGTAAATCATTCAGCAATTTGGGTAAGTTCACTGCGATCAGTAACAAATTATTTATGTTACACATTAGAGCCAATCATGACACATCAGCTGTGGTTAACAATGGCTGCTCTCATCCGATCAGTGACCCAGCATGCTCTCTCGTGTCTCtgcacatgctcttccctctgcttcaAAAGGTCTAAAACCCACATAATTAGTCCATAAAATTAGTTTGTTGATTgactgaaggaatgaatgagtggagTGCTTGCGACCTCAAATAAGCCTCCCACTGCATTTATAATGTTTGCACACTGGGCCGCAGCCATGCACggatgaaaaataatattctgttatgaATAGGAAAGTCAACTGTGATTATGGGCAATTTTCTTAACCAGAAAGCATTGAGAAGTAAGATGCTTTGCAGCTGTACATTTTTATTAAGGGCCGcttgaataaacataaaacatgtttGTCAGGAGAGGGTAAAAAGACAGATGCAAATTTCAGAAAATAGgtacattcattcttttttgcaTTTGCCTTCAAATGTGCCCCTAAAACAGCAATTACCGTTCGATGTCATTTCTGACCAGCGACAGGGACCAGGAATAGTGACTTAATTTGGGCAGGAGGTTGCTGGTACATAATATGGCTACTGTGCCTGGAGTCTTTCTTGGTCATAAAAGCAGTAAGGAAGTATGACATAACGTTGCAATGGTAAATCACAGCCCTAGCCATTTTGGTTGGCAGAATTTGAAAGACAAACATTACTTCAGGAGCAGAGAAGACGTGCCTAATTACCTCCGTGCCTGGGCTGGGTTCCCTGCCGCTCGTGTCATTCCTGGACTCGGGTGTGTCCACACAGCCAGGGGCCATGTGTGCAGAGGCCAGCGTGGCTTGGTGAGGAAGGAGGTGCCTAGAGATGTGAGGACTGGCAGCCTCACCCCTGCAACCTCCTGTCCAGTGAAATTAGGCAGCTGAACCAAAGGACAAGGCAGTTTCCAGGGGCCCTGTGCAGCCTGGAGGGAGGAAGACGGGGGACAGGGGACAGACAGGCTGGACCAGCTGCTCTGCCTTGGCTGAGGTATGCAACTGAGCCCGTCGAATTTGTGCGTTCCCACAATTTTTCCCTCGGGCCAGCCCAAATCCCGGCCTGCTTCCCTCCTGAGGGCTCCCTGTCTGGTGGCAGCAGAGGCCCAAATGGGCCTGGGGACTCACCCACCCCAGGTGACCACATTCTAGAGGCAGATTCTTCTTTGCTTGCTTGCTGCATTTTCAGGGCTCAAAAATTTCCATTCCTTTGTAGCTTTTGTTTTACATGGATAGTCCCAGGCCAccttcctctcctgcttctgctttctgtctgtctgcatctctctctctctctctctctctctctctctctctctctctctctctctctccgtccctttATGGAAATCAGCTGCCTTCTCACAGTACGGTTGGTTATAGTATatctcagagaggccttccctgggcCGCTCATCCCTTTGccagagcttttctttttcctcgcGAGTAGCCCCCAAATCCCATTAATcctccaattttctttctttttaattgtgaCGACACACAGAgcataacatttacattttttaaaaaatccaaaatgcaggggtgcctgggtggctcagtcagttagttaagcttccgactcatggtttcagctcaggtcatgatctcacggtccatgagttcaagccccacatagggctttgcactgacagcagggagcctgtttgggattctccctctctctctttctctctacccctcccccacatatgcatgcactctctctctcaaaataaacaaacttaaaaaatgaataaaaaataaaatccagaatgCATTTATTGGGATAGTTTCCCACTCATCTGGCTTCAGGATGCTTTTAGTGCTGCTTCTGTTTGAGGGAGCGTCCTTATGTAAGCCTTGCTTTTCCTCCCGCAGGCTGGCAGGGGACAGTGGAGCAGCCCACACACAGGACTACGGTCTGCGCATGGCTAAAGATGGCGGTGATTTTATAGCATCCTGGGCACTTCCCGTCCATGAAGCAGGAGTTGAGGCTCAGCGCCAGATGCTTCTTCTtgtgcttcctctcctcctcttccggGGGTGGCTGGAGGAGGTCTTTGGTGAGGGGCATGTTCTCGTGGAGAGGCTGGCACTGCCAGAAAGGTCATGATATTGACATTTGAACCAttttaagtgtccagttcagTGGTATGAAGCCATTCACACCGTTGTGGGCCATTCTTCTCCAGACCTCTCTTGTTCTTCCCAAACTGAGGCTGGACACATGAAATAACTCTCCTTTTGCCCCTACCTCAATCCCCGgaaaaccaccattctacttgcCACCTCTATGAATGTGACCACTCTAGGTCCCCCatgtaagcatttatttttttggtcacaTTTCATTTAGGcaaatgtcttcaagattcatctatgGTGTAGCAAGTGTCAGaattataatattccattatatggacgTACCATCTTTTGTTTACATTCATCCGTTaacagacacttgggttgcttttgcCTTCCGATCTGTCCCTTGAACTGTGGAAACTTTAAGAATAAATGCCCAAAGTGCTGAAGctctcaggtgccccatcctctGCTCTCCAGAATCCTCATCTTCCATCATAACGGCCCCCAGGTATTGACTCTATAGATCAGTTGCTAAGCGGCTGGTTTACTTTTATAGCagttaatcttcacagcaacgcAGAGAGGTGGGTGTTACTCCCATTTAACAGAGGGTGATACTGAGACTCGGAGAAGCTAAGCAACTTGCATATAAGGTCAAACAGTTCAGAAATAGCAGAGCTTGGATTTGAAGACCCCAAACTGccctgtctgactccaaagcccctACTGAGAACCAACACTCCTAGTGTCTACCCAAGGCCCAGAGACCCTTTGCCACCAGTTGCTCCTTCCTTCGGTTCGGTTTCAGATTGGGTTGGTTTGTAAGAAAAGTAGAGCTTACTCTATGCACTGACAGACCACTGAGCACATGGGCCTGGGAGGGCCCTTTGAATCCTCAAATCCTGGCCACTGCCTCTTACGCACACACATCCATACACCCATATGCACGCACTGCATTCTGAAATCATTCTGCTCTGGAGGCTGTCAAGACTTCTCTATTGCTGTTTAAACCAGGCAGCGAGCATTATTGAGATGCTAGGATTTGTTTTAACTTTGTTCATCAATTAGCAGAAAGAAGACCAGTCTAGACCAGGGACTTGGTTCATGTTCTTGGATCTGCTACTCTTCTGTAAgctatttgtttcatttcctctCCTGAGGCAAGCTGCTCTTGAATGGATTAATTAAAGAGGTGCCCAGCATTTTAAAATGCTAGAAGAATTAGGCTTGAGGCTGTTGGCAGATGTTCACCTGTTAATGCAAGTGTGTCTTAGATGCCTGAGTGACATCAGTTTCTACTAAGGAAAAAAAGGGCTGAGGGACTTTGTGGCTGAGactggggtgtgtgtggaggggtgccCCATGGGGGTGAGAAAAGGCACAATGGGGCAGGGAAGTTGCAAATACAAAACACAAACTCAACCGCCTCGATTTTGCAGGAGCTGGCCAAGTCCATGGCTTGCTCTGACACTACCCCCAAAGACTGGCCAGAGTGGCTGTGCACATGCCAGTACCCTGGGCAGCAGCAGGCCCAGCTGGGTAAACAGAAGTACAGGAGCAAAACAAGCCAATAAATCATGGTGCAGCTCTAGCCTGCCccagtcccctcctccctcttcctttccagcTTCCCCCGGGTCTCCCTATCAAGCAAATGGGCCCAGGTGTCCTTTGATCTATCTCCTTTGCCCTTCGCATGGGAGAAATGTATCTATAGGAAGGGTGAGCTCAGCCCCACCTGTGACCTGTGCCCAGGGTTTCTTGCAGGGAGCTGTGACCTTCACACATCCAGCTGCTAATGGCAGAAAAGACAAGCAGACATGGAGCATTTGAGAGGCTTAAGGTTGACCTATTGTtagaggggccctgggtggctgaCCTTCATAGAGTTACAGAGATGAATGGCCAGGTTCTCCACCTCAAGCCCTGGAACATGAACCACGGCCTATCCTAAGCACACAGAGCCCTGATAAAACCAAGTTGACCTCGAACTCCACCACTGCCCCTTTGCCTCATGGCTTGTGTTTATCATATGCTCCCTGTGCTCAAATTTGGAGCTCTCACATTTCTGAGAGTCCTAATCCTGCTAGCAAATGGGTATATCATCCACTGTTATGTCCTTGATCTGCAGAGGGCTTCTTCCCTCAGGAGGCCTATGCAGTGTCATGTTCCACTGGTTAGAGATCTGACTGctctatccccagtgcctagaacagtgccaaCATACCATTGGTGCTGTTTATACACTCATTGATAGAATGAATAAATTAGCATAATGTAATGGCTAAGGGGACAGTCTTTGAAGTCAGACCAGAATTCTAGCCAAGATTCTGCCAGTTTGACCTTGGCAAAGATGACTCTCCTTGGCCTTGGTCTTCTTGTCTATGAAATAATAGTATCATAAAAAGATTaatgtgcaaattaaaaaaaataatgcatgtacTGCACTTAGCCAGTGCCTGACCCATAAGTCCTCAGTAAATTGTtacttattatcattattttgtacaTCAACTCTAGGCAACTGGTCTAGATTGCCAGGGGTGCTGAACTGAAAATTCTGTGGTCTCAACCCGACTCGATGGAAAAGAGGGCTTTAAGGCCTTCTATGAGTAAAGACAGGAGATGCGGGAGCTCACTTGCAGGGGATTTGCCTTCTCTGGTTTGGCCATGAAAATGGCCAACCCCAAACCATCTGGAACACTCTTCAGGGAGAAGTGCATCATGTACATATGGCAAATTGCTTTTATCAGCCATTCaggtctaggaaaaaaaaaaccatatgccTTCAGTGGGGACTGCCCCCGACAGTAAGGGCAAGGTGGAGGGTAGGTCTGCCTACTAAAATCCTGAAACCAAATAGCCCACTACTTGCCTAAGGGTGGGATAG includes these proteins:
- the LOC115284025 gene encoding 40S ribosomal protein S27-like, producing the protein MPLTKDLLQPPPEEEERKHKKKHLALSLNSCFMDGKCPGCYKITAIFSHAQTVVLCVGCSTVPCQPAGGKARLT